Genomic window (Planococcus sp. MSAK28401):
ATTCAGATTATTATAGTACCTTTATATCACACTTCTTTGGTTCATTCTACACTTTAAAGCGTATTTACATAAAAAATTTTAATAAATATAAGTAAATAGGCTTTATATGGAAATATATTTCATCTAATATAAACCGGCATAATTATATATACCCAATACGAAAGACAATTCTCCTTATAACCAAAATTTTATTTTAAAATGTTGTAAAAATCGGCATAAAAAAAGACTGGCGGAATATCCGCCAGTCTTCGCTAAACTGATTTTTCAGATCGCTTCAATTATTCCTGCCACAAACCAATGATTCCGTTTCTTCTATAAATAATCTCTTCTTCCTCGAGCCGTTTCAGCACTTTGGTCAAGGTTTGGTGAGAAATATTCAAATCGTGTGTGATTTCTTTGATCGTTTTGAAAAGAACACCTTCAGAAGAAGCATTTCGAATAAAATATTCCATAAATCTCTCAGCGATTTCTGCTGTTCGAGCAGTTTCCGATGAAAAATAATGGCGGCATTCCTTTAGAATTTTTTCTTCAGAAAACGGGCGCGCATTATTAGAAGCATTGTTCTCAACTGCTTTCACGTTCATCACCTCCGTACCGTCTTTAGGATCATTACTTACGTTTTATATACCCGATTTACTGGTAAATATACACTCTATATCAAT
Coding sequences:
- a CDS encoding MarR family transcriptional regulator gives rise to the protein MKAVENNASNNARPFSEEKILKECRHYFSSETARTAEIAERFMEYFIRNASSEGVLFKTIKEITHDLNISHQTLTKVLKRLEEEEIIYRRNGIIGLWQE